In Geopsychrobacter electrodiphilus DSM 16401, a single window of DNA contains:
- a CDS encoding PilC/PilY family type IV pilus protein, protein MKRRTPGRILSMILLLLVSLPYTAAATNKTFSAGSVIIPMDPCWQPNNDPGVDPAFLHAACDYQTPSLRNDQGVFQAYGLVYTLLRQGVPVHWIIDPLKTSRHGIDFSIAGDGISPPVARYSSAPGLATSLDPLTVRTLGDATLAAHVVEYRGGPFVIRKQDLSAAGQEVLNSYANVKKHLALVDFTAPVEKVLANLPPKIAVLGQGATDVLKDYLTASGLGNQTNVVYNIIQPAQIIDGTLAAEYQLFWAPHWIVEDEIAAQADRDAVMLKLREFLEAGNSAFLECASIESIEGSSRGGVDASTQAAGGWLTGKASRIPRIEINQGSQDPAYMVFEAPVSYLAQCAGWTYQATGGHVHNLRPRQTTPFVYNDTVTRFVHDGDGLWDPGSTVYTPGFDYYLGGRINGSPTQGYVSYLAGHKYAKCNGAGGGDFVMRIKLANAIGSGQYVDLMLTYDSNQTLEARYYTDGTFTALSGANRVDQPGEKQVHDGTMGFNFLETEFRTDRKEIRNLQIVNRSAASHKIDSIRVSYPASAGRLVEIRDANGIANVSNDRFCSNVRTNPASCPVNYALPGVDSAAVTSCDVTWADTNTCGLRYVLNTVLGLQFTIISAEYVASSPIIDDKLLFSASFEYPAHVGHLKALDLTSTTDAGRLVWDAERQIPLPGIGAAPGDLPNSDPPNHPQKNNIYRYLFTNVGATDLPFTQAQAANLQGALGTASLNETRALINTVRGRFGASESLVDGSSDQGHRLWGVTRSTPAVISGSPIISGSKERDRIAYIGAEDGMLHAFYAGSWDATLNAGQGGYTAGTGREIWAYIPSTLLPYLQNQPFNDTNRSAMVNVDGSPAVEDFFIDLNGDGANEWHTLLVATASIQAQNLGVVFALDITDPYAPDLLWERTFPDLNMGDSRGVSIGSVHMGDSLRNSVYLTSTYHSKLASDGSLDAISGSYGINAYSLDLASGNLRWQFQRNYPGAAKNINESPAIPALMDLDNTGNEDFLVFGDMAGRLWALDTKTGDPITAADSPVYTVGAGADEPIGAGVAILGNDLVFGTGGADFASGDNYGLYALRLSRTGGRFLWKYTLNTGEKVWSAPTYDRFGQIFVGTGIGFNSQSNADAMESTSGRLLLLDRQGTLQRAIATEGAQLGSVDVGSGAAVAVSYTGQVTQFGTPDGSSRGSSPIASWLKIFSWRLR, encoded by the coding sequence ATGAAAAGAAGGACTCCGGGCAGGATTTTGTCGATGATACTACTGTTGTTGGTGAGCTTGCCTTACACGGCGGCGGCGACCAACAAGACCTTTTCTGCCGGCTCGGTGATTATCCCGATGGATCCCTGCTGGCAGCCCAACAATGATCCGGGTGTCGATCCGGCATTTCTGCATGCGGCCTGCGATTATCAGACCCCGAGTCTGCGCAATGATCAGGGGGTGTTTCAGGCCTATGGCCTGGTTTATACCCTGTTACGCCAGGGCGTGCCGGTGCACTGGATTATCGATCCGCTTAAAACCAGCCGTCATGGGATCGATTTCAGTATCGCCGGGGATGGCATCAGCCCGCCGGTCGCAAGATACAGCAGCGCCCCAGGCCTTGCGACCAGTCTTGATCCTCTGACTGTCCGGACCCTGGGTGATGCGACCCTCGCTGCTCATGTGGTGGAATACCGTGGTGGTCCTTTTGTTATTCGCAAGCAGGACCTTTCCGCCGCCGGGCAGGAGGTGCTGAACAGTTACGCCAATGTCAAAAAGCATCTTGCCCTGGTCGATTTTACCGCCCCGGTCGAGAAGGTTTTGGCCAACCTGCCGCCGAAAATAGCGGTGCTCGGTCAGGGCGCGACGGATGTCCTTAAGGATTATCTGACCGCCTCAGGTCTCGGCAATCAAACCAATGTGGTTTATAACATTATTCAGCCGGCTCAGATCATCGATGGCACCCTGGCCGCCGAATATCAGCTGTTCTGGGCACCTCACTGGATCGTTGAGGATGAGATTGCCGCCCAGGCGGACCGCGACGCGGTCATGCTCAAATTGCGGGAATTTCTGGAGGCGGGCAACTCAGCCTTTCTCGAATGTGCCTCGATCGAGAGTATCGAAGGTTCCTCAAGGGGTGGCGTCGACGCGTCAACTCAGGCCGCCGGTGGATGGCTGACCGGCAAGGCCAGCAGGATTCCACGCATCGAGATCAACCAGGGGAGCCAGGATCCTGCCTACATGGTCTTTGAAGCGCCGGTCTCCTATCTGGCCCAGTGTGCCGGCTGGACCTATCAGGCCACCGGCGGCCATGTGCATAATCTGCGTCCCCGTCAGACGACTCCTTTTGTCTACAATGATACGGTCACCCGTTTTGTCCATGATGGCGATGGTCTCTGGGATCCCGGCAGCACGGTTTACACCCCGGGGTTTGATTACTATCTCGGTGGGCGCATCAACGGCAGCCCGACCCAGGGTTATGTCTCCTATCTGGCCGGGCACAAATATGCCAAGTGCAATGGCGCCGGCGGTGGCGATTTTGTCATGCGGATCAAGCTGGCAAACGCAATCGGCAGTGGGCAGTACGTCGACCTGATGCTGACCTATGACAGCAATCAGACCCTTGAGGCGCGCTATTACACCGACGGAACCTTTACCGCTTTGAGCGGAGCGAACAGGGTCGATCAGCCGGGGGAAAAGCAGGTGCATGATGGCACCATGGGCTTCAACTTTCTCGAGACAGAGTTCAGGACTGATCGCAAAGAGATCCGGAATCTTCAGATTGTTAACCGAAGTGCTGCCAGCCACAAGATCGACAGTATCAGGGTGAGCTATCCGGCCTCCGCTGGCCGTCTTGTCGAGATCCGCGATGCAAACGGGATCGCCAATGTCAGCAATGACCGGTTTTGTAGCAATGTTCGCACGAATCCGGCTTCCTGCCCGGTGAACTACGCTTTGCCGGGGGTCGATTCTGCCGCAGTCACCAGCTGTGATGTGACCTGGGCGGATACCAACACCTGCGGGCTGCGTTATGTGCTCAATACCGTGCTGGGTCTGCAGTTCACCATAATTTCTGCTGAATATGTGGCCTCGTCGCCGATTATTGACGACAAGCTGCTCTTCAGTGCCTCGTTTGAATATCCAGCGCACGTTGGCCATCTCAAGGCTCTTGACCTGACCTCGACGACGGATGCCGGGCGACTGGTGTGGGACGCCGAACGCCAAATTCCCCTGCCGGGGATCGGTGCCGCACCGGGCGATTTGCCGAACAGTGACCCACCGAATCATCCGCAGAAAAACAATATCTACCGCTATCTCTTTACCAATGTGGGCGCGACTGACCTTCCGTTTACCCAGGCTCAGGCTGCCAACCTGCAGGGCGCGCTCGGGACCGCCAGCCTGAATGAAACCAGGGCGCTGATTAACACGGTTCGTGGGCGCTTCGGCGCATCGGAGAGCCTGGTCGACGGGAGCTCGGATCAGGGGCACAGGCTCTGGGGGGTCACCCGTTCGACCCCTGCGGTGATCAGCGGCTCGCCGATTATTTCAGGGTCTAAAGAGCGTGACCGTATCGCCTATATCGGCGCAGAAGACGGAATGTTGCATGCGTTTTACGCCGGCAGCTGGGACGCGACCCTCAACGCCGGCCAGGGCGGTTATACTGCAGGTACCGGCCGGGAGATCTGGGCCTATATCCCTTCGACGCTGTTGCCCTATCTGCAGAACCAGCCGTTTAATGACACCAACCGCTCGGCGATGGTCAACGTCGACGGTTCACCGGCGGTTGAGGATTTCTTTATCGATCTGAATGGGGATGGCGCCAATGAATGGCATACCCTGCTGGTCGCGACGGCCTCTATCCAGGCGCAGAATCTGGGGGTTGTGTTCGCCCTGGATATTACCGACCCCTACGCACCCGACCTGTTATGGGAGCGCACTTTCCCCGATTTGAATATGGGCGATTCGCGTGGGGTCTCCATCGGCTCGGTGCATATGGGAGACAGCCTGCGAAATTCGGTTTATCTGACCTCGACCTATCACAGCAAGCTGGCGTCCGATGGCAGTCTCGATGCGATCAGCGGCAGTTACGGGATTAATGCCTATTCGCTGGATCTGGCCAGCGGGAATCTGCGCTGGCAATTCCAAAGAAATTACCCTGGAGCTGCGAAAAATATCAACGAGTCGCCCGCAATCCCGGCCCTGATGGATCTGGATAATACCGGAAACGAGGATTTTCTCGTTTTTGGCGACATGGCCGGGCGGCTCTGGGCGCTCGATACCAAAACCGGTGACCCGATCACCGCCGCTGACAGCCCGGTCTATACGGTCGGCGCTGGTGCCGACGAGCCGATCGGCGCCGGAGTGGCTATTTTGGGTAACGATCTGGTGTTTGGCACAGGTGGGGCCGATTTCGCGAGCGGGGACAATTATGGCCTTTATGCCCTGCGCCTGAGCCGGACCGGCGGGCGGTTTTTATGGAAATATACCTTGAATACGGGCGAAAAGGTCTGGTCGGCCCCGACCTATGATCGCTTTGGCCAGATCTTTGTCGGCACCGGCATCGGGTTTAATTCACAAAGCAATGCAGACGCCATGGAGTCCACCAGCGGGCGCCTGCTGTTGCTTGACCGGCAAGGCACTCTCCAACGCGCGATCGCGACTGAAGGCGCCCAGCTCGGGAGTGTTGATGTCGGCAGCGGCGCCGCTGTCGCGGTTTCCTATACCGGGCAGGTGACTCAGTTCGGCACACCGGACGGGTCGAGCCGCGGCAGTTCCCCCATCGCGTCATGGCTCAAAATCTTCTCCTGGCGGCTGCGATGA
- a CDS encoding cytochrome c3 family protein, with amino-acid sequence MLRLLLLLFLLIPAPLLASDQTGPEAVEYPSRWGVVTFKHLSHQQRLGNCRICHHQGVEMGSCASCHGVIKGLPQLKDVLHKQCVNCHWQQHGPTECAGCHDPERLDESVYKD; translated from the coding sequence ATGCTTCGCCTGTTGCTGCTGCTGTTTCTGCTGATCCCCGCACCCTTGCTGGCTTCGGACCAGACTGGTCCGGAGGCGGTTGAATACCCGTCGCGCTGGGGGGTCGTCACCTTCAAGCATCTTTCCCATCAGCAGAGACTCGGCAATTGCCGGATCTGTCATCATCAGGGGGTTGAAATGGGCAGTTGCGCCAGTTGCCACGGCGTGATTAAGGGTCTGCCGCAACTGAAGGATGTGCTGCACAAACAATGTGTCAACTGTCATTGGCAGCAGCATGGCCCCACCGAGTGTGCCGGATGTCATGATCCTGAGCGGCTCGATGAGAGCGTCTACAAGGATTAA
- a CDS encoding type IV pilus modification PilV family protein, giving the protein MLVNRGFSLVELMVALAIFMIAVLGMAPLLITHIRVNAENQLRSAAQDIAVEEMNRLQVLDYPDLAAVSAGPITERSLYSLVRTIEGDQPGTDQTRITVKVNWISRGVKNYQLIAVRTAQ; this is encoded by the coding sequence ATGCTTGTAAACCGTGGGTTTTCACTGGTTGAGCTGATGGTTGCGCTGGCGATTTTTATGATCGCCGTACTCGGAATGGCACCCTTGCTGATCACTCATATCCGGGTGAACGCTGAGAACCAGCTTCGCAGTGCCGCGCAGGATATCGCGGTCGAAGAGATGAACCGGCTTCAGGTTCTGGACTATCCGGATCTTGCCGCAGTGAGTGCCGGCCCCATCACCGAAAGATCGCTCTATTCGCTGGTCAGAACCATTGAGGGGGATCAGCCCGGGACCGATCAGACCCGCATCACCGTCAAGGTGAACTGGATCAGTCGGGGGGTGAAAAATTACCAATTGATTGCCGTCAGGACCGCCCAATGA
- a CDS encoding pilus assembly FimT family protein, translated as MNGQGQQGFTLLEMLVVVSVMGIIAALAAPNLHDYIARWQVRRAANQVYDDLQKAQQAALQAGNYGLNSAGRLAEKKLFWVFNVTNRSYQTFRWEDEDGDGTPDAGEATPLFMSTLPENVSFGMVSGVTRTACGDSVGSPAAAITFSAPGYPPCNDSPSLRFNKFGFSETGPGGIYLTKGEVSYALSMTRPGNITMCRWDGAHWRPM; from the coding sequence ATGAACGGCCAGGGGCAGCAAGGGTTTACCCTGCTTGAAATGCTGGTTGTGGTGAGCGTCATGGGTATTATCGCTGCCCTTGCCGCGCCGAACCTCCACGACTATATTGCGCGCTGGCAAGTCCGCAGGGCAGCCAACCAGGTTTATGACGATCTGCAGAAAGCCCAGCAGGCGGCGCTGCAGGCGGGAAATTACGGATTGAACAGCGCTGGGCGCCTGGCAGAAAAAAAGCTTTTCTGGGTGTTTAATGTCACAAATCGTAGTTATCAGACGTTCCGTTGGGAAGATGAGGATGGCGATGGGACGCCGGATGCGGGGGAGGCGACCCCCCTCTTCATGTCGACCCTCCCCGAGAACGTCAGCTTCGGTATGGTTTCGGGGGTGACGCGCACCGCCTGTGGCGACTCTGTGGGATCTCCTGCCGCCGCGATCACCTTTTCGGCGCCAGGTTATCCGCCGTGCAATGACAGCCCCAGCCTCAGATTTAATAAATTCGGTTTCAGCGAAACCGGACCGGGAGGGATCTATCTGACCAAAGGAGAGGTCTCTTATGCTCTCAGCATGACCCGCCCCGGCAATATCACTATGTGCCGTTGGGATGGCGCTCACTGGCGGCCGATGTGA
- the radC gene encoding RadC family protein: MSRIKDWPEDERPREKLLQRGAEQLSSAELLALILRNGDASSGRSAVDQGRSLLERFGGLRELAQARTAELCELPGIGPAKAAEIQAVFQLARRFAAAALQPGARYTSSSDAFSHFHPRLRDYRREVFLALLLDSKNCLLREVQISEGSLNASIVHPREVFVPVVRESAAAVLFIHNHPSGDPTPSSEDIALTSRLKQAGELMGVRVLDHIIIGDGRYHSFADQGML; this comes from the coding sequence ATGAGTCGGATCAAGGATTGGCCGGAAGACGAACGGCCGCGCGAAAAGCTGCTGCAGCGCGGGGCCGAGCAGCTCAGCAGCGCCGAACTGCTGGCGTTGATTCTGCGCAACGGTGACGCCTCAAGCGGGCGCAGCGCCGTTGATCAGGGGCGCAGTCTGCTCGAGCGTTTTGGCGGGCTGCGCGAGCTGGCCCAGGCGCGCACCGCCGAACTCTGCGAGCTGCCCGGCATCGGACCGGCCAAGGCCGCCGAGATCCAGGCGGTTTTTCAACTGGCGCGTCGTTTCGCCGCCGCCGCCTTGCAACCCGGTGCCCGCTATACCAGTTCAAGTGATGCCTTCAGTCACTTTCATCCCCGCCTGCGCGATTATCGGCGCGAAGTTTTTCTTGCCCTGCTCCTCGACAGCAAAAACTGTCTGCTCCGCGAGGTCCAGATCTCCGAAGGAAGCCTTAACGCGAGCATCGTTCATCCGCGTGAGGTCTTTGTGCCGGTGGTCCGTGAATCGGCCGCCGCCGTGCTCTTTATTCACAATCACCCCTCGGGGGATCCCACCCCCTCCAGCGAGGATATCGCCCTGACCAGCCGTTTGAAACAGGCCGGTGAACTGATGGGGGTTCGGGTTCTGGATCACATTATTATCGGCGATGGGCGCTATCACAGTTTTGCCGACCAGGGGATGCTTTAA
- a CDS encoding PilX N-terminal domain-containing pilus assembly protein gives MLWNSRGIALVSVLLITAVMLIISSLLAQKVIQTTRVSAQQGLKKKSHYAANSGVEEARRQLALNYDSTSLWGNVLSVSTAGAYPLAPTFTTTVDNFAVRIFVRDNNDGDGDYTHDNDLRVFVLAEAQGPDNTRTMVETLGFLKPGGSTGGYNGQYGQGAGKTNRTSGGLADALAASATGYDISDAQ, from the coding sequence ATGCTTTGGAATAGCCGTGGGATCGCCCTGGTTTCGGTCCTTTTGATCACCGCTGTCATGTTGATCATCTCCTCGCTGCTGGCGCAAAAGGTGATTCAGACGACGCGGGTTTCAGCCCAGCAGGGCCTCAAGAAAAAATCTCATTACGCCGCCAACAGCGGAGTCGAAGAGGCGCGACGTCAGTTGGCGCTCAACTATGATTCGACCTCCTTGTGGGGCAATGTCCTGAGCGTCAGTACGGCCGGAGCTTACCCTCTGGCCCCGACCTTTACCACGACGGTCGATAATTTTGCGGTCAGAATCTTTGTGCGGGACAACAACGATGGTGATGGCGACTACACCCACGACAATGATCTGCGGGTTTTTGTTCTGGCCGAAGCACAGGGACCTGATAACACCCGGACCATGGTTGAGACCCTCGGTTTTCTCAAGCCGGGGGGGAGCACCGGCGGCTACAACGGGCAATATGGGCAGGGCGCCGGGAAAACCAACCGCACCAGTGGGGGTCTGGCAGATGCACTGGCCGCTTCAGCGACCGGGTACGATATCAGTGACGCACAGTAG
- a CDS encoding helicase C-terminal domain-containing protein yields MQKRFSIDARMQLQAAIAEAGGNEVFALGHTDADCRVVELDVLARGSQQAVPAVLNNCSYGDIIIHNHPSGNLSPSEPDIQIASGIASLGVGFYIVDNAVDKIYAVVEPFAPQDETQLDPARIDAILGTAGQVAQQLPGYEDRPEQLRMALCVAEAFNRGQLAVIEAGTGTGKSLAYLVPALLWALNNGERVVVSTNTINLQQQLISKDLPLLRRATGLEFRAVLVKGRSNYLCLRRSDEAGREPGLFVSNEEAELRQILQWGEATSDGSRDDLGFNPQPSVWEEVCCEADQCSRVRCRFYAKCFFHKARRQAAQANLLVVNHALLLSDLALRQQTDNYNATAVLPPFGRVVIDEAHHLEDVATSYFSGQVTRFVFARTLNRLRHPRKPDKGLLPRFLSQLAKELPDSFDELYRGIHERVETLQGLRQTLLDEAVEALDLVGQRLARELKQEIREGFDLRHRLKAEFFQTGCWDEIVGLVKPLLKQSKSLARKLDGLLSQCEELPDAVADKLSSPLVDLAGIARRLDGIAADLNLFLGAAEENCVWIEVSKGRIGRARGNITKLCSAPLEVGKGLNEALYERFRTVVLTSATLSVAGRFDYFCGRTGLDLAEVSRLQSLVLASPFDYQTQALVAVPTDIPEPGRPGFDAAIAELTEKALLLAGGRSFVLFTAYQLLTNTYEALAPLLEAHKIHALRQGSENRHLLLKRFAEDETSVLFGTDSFWEGVDVPGRSLEQVIITRLPFRVPTEPVLQARAEALEARGQDPFMKYTVPQAVIRFKQGFGRLIRNRSDRGVVLILDSRVVRRGYGRTFLRSLPEAQTLNLPTAELLPRIASFFADSSD; encoded by the coding sequence ATGCAAAAGAGATTCTCCATAGACGCGCGGATGCAGCTGCAGGCGGCGATCGCCGAGGCCGGGGGTAACGAGGTCTTCGCCCTGGGACACACCGATGCTGATTGCCGGGTGGTCGAGCTTGACGTGCTGGCGCGTGGTTCGCAGCAGGCGGTGCCGGCGGTTTTGAACAACTGCAGTTACGGCGACATCATTATCCACAACCACCCCTCGGGTAACTTATCCCCATCCGAACCTGATATCCAGATCGCCAGCGGTATAGCCAGCCTGGGGGTCGGTTTTTATATTGTGGATAACGCTGTCGATAAGATTTACGCAGTCGTCGAACCCTTTGCGCCGCAGGATGAGACCCAGCTGGATCCGGCGCGGATTGATGCGATTCTGGGCACAGCTGGACAGGTGGCGCAGCAGCTCCCAGGCTATGAAGATCGCCCCGAACAGCTGCGTATGGCGCTTTGTGTCGCCGAGGCCTTCAATCGCGGCCAGCTGGCGGTGATTGAGGCCGGCACCGGCACCGGCAAGAGTCTGGCTTATCTGGTCCCGGCGCTGTTGTGGGCGCTGAATAACGGCGAGCGGGTGGTGGTCTCGACCAATACCATCAACCTGCAGCAGCAGTTGATCAGCAAGGATCTGCCGCTGTTGCGGCGGGCGACGGGCCTGGAGTTTCGGGCGGTGCTGGTCAAGGGGCGCAGCAACTATCTGTGTCTGCGCCGCAGCGATGAGGCGGGACGCGAGCCGGGTCTGTTCGTGAGCAACGAAGAGGCCGAACTGCGGCAGATTCTGCAGTGGGGCGAAGCGACGAGCGATGGTTCGCGTGACGATCTCGGCTTTAATCCGCAGCCCTCTGTCTGGGAAGAGGTTTGCTGCGAGGCGGATCAATGCAGCCGGGTGCGCTGCCGTTTTTACGCGAAGTGTTTTTTTCACAAGGCGCGCCGCCAGGCGGCCCAGGCCAACCTGCTGGTGGTCAATCATGCCCTGCTGCTCTCCGACCTGGCGCTGCGCCAGCAGACCGATAACTACAACGCCACCGCCGTCCTGCCGCCCTTCGGGCGGGTGGTAATCGACGAGGCCCACCATCTCGAAGATGTGGCGACCAGCTATTTTTCCGGGCAGGTCACGCGCTTCGTTTTTGCACGCACCCTGAATCGATTGCGTCATCCGCGCAAGCCGGACAAGGGGCTGCTGCCGCGATTTTTGTCACAGCTGGCCAAGGAGCTGCCCGATAGCTTCGATGAACTCTATCGCGGCATCCACGAGCGGGTCGAAACCCTGCAGGGGTTGCGACAGACGCTGCTCGATGAAGCGGTCGAAGCGCTGGATCTGGTCGGGCAGCGCCTGGCCAGAGAACTGAAGCAGGAGATCCGTGAAGGGTTTGATCTGCGCCATCGCTTAAAGGCTGAGTTCTTTCAGACCGGTTGCTGGGATGAAATTGTCGGCCTGGTCAAGCCACTCCTCAAGCAGAGTAAGTCTCTGGCGCGCAAACTCGATGGCCTGTTGAGCCAGTGTGAAGAGTTGCCCGACGCGGTCGCCGATAAGCTGAGCTCCCCGCTGGTCGATCTGGCCGGGATCGCCCGCCGACTCGATGGCATCGCCGCAGATCTGAACCTGTTCCTCGGGGCCGCGGAGGAGAACTGTGTCTGGATCGAAGTCAGTAAGGGGCGCATCGGCCGGGCGCGAGGCAATATCACCAAACTCTGCAGCGCGCCGCTGGAGGTCGGCAAGGGGCTGAACGAAGCGTTGTACGAGCGGTTCCGTACGGTGGTTTTGACCAGCGCTACCTTGAGCGTCGCCGGGCGCTTCGACTATTTTTGCGGGCGCACCGGGCTGGACCTGGCCGAAGTTTCGCGCCTGCAATCGCTGGTGCTGGCCTCCCCCTTTGATTATCAGACCCAGGCGCTGGTGGCGGTGCCGACCGATATCCCCGAGCCGGGCCGTCCCGGTTTTGATGCCGCGATCGCCGAACTGACCGAAAAGGCGTTGCTGTTGGCCGGCGGACGCAGCTTTGTGCTCTTTACCGCCTATCAACTCTTGACTAACACCTATGAGGCGCTGGCGCCGCTTCTTGAAGCGCACAAGATTCACGCCTTGCGGCAGGGGAGTGAAAATCGGCATCTGTTGCTCAAGCGCTTCGCCGAGGATGAGACCAGTGTGCTTTTCGGTACCGACTCCTTCTGGGAAGGGGTCGATGTCCCCGGGCGCTCCCTGGAACAGGTGATCATCACGCGTCTGCCCTTTCGAGTGCCGACCGAGCCGGTGCTGCAGGCGCGCGCCGAGGCGCTGGAGGCACGCGGTCAGGACCCCTTCATGAAATACACCGTGCCGCAGGCGGTGATCCGCTTCAAGCAGGGCTTCGGACGCCTGATTCGCAATCGCAGCGACCGTGGCGTGGTCCTCATTCTCGACAGTCGGGTCGTACGCCGCGGCTATGGCCGCACCTTTTTACGCTCGCTCCCGGAGGCTCAGACCCTGAACCTGCCGACGGCCGAACTGCTGCCGCGTATTGCCAGCTTTTTCGCCGACAGTTCTGATTGA
- a CDS encoding PilW family protein, which yields MTGSRGFNLVELLVVMALMSIISLITYPFFINFQFQSLSQINKSDLNDRANRLLNYLAEEVQETGFMVTSVPHNGDGTTFQIKHGASLETFSQSIRVEDVAGGNDRLDILKAVSFFPPLVVTEVDAGPPHKVKINRPPDYNVEINDAAGVNAILTRNQVIFENHKKIYRVIDIASDSPDLDLDGDGHKDRFLTLVQALAEPVPLGSEVLGVRVLGFFVDAGGLRADNYVTSQVLDKDIDGLQFEYFMKDGSTSAAPIGAAIENIRGIRIALLVRATRTDKNYVNTTIYTLGNRSYGPYGDGFRRVAVERLVEVKNYALE from the coding sequence ATGACGGGGTCCAGAGGGTTCAATCTGGTCGAGCTGCTGGTGGTGATGGCGCTCATGTCGATCATCAGTCTGATCACTTATCCCTTCTTTATCAATTTTCAGTTCCAAAGCCTCAGTCAAATCAACAAGAGCGATCTGAATGATCGTGCCAACCGGCTCCTCAATTACCTGGCTGAAGAGGTTCAGGAGACCGGATTTATGGTGACCTCGGTGCCGCACAACGGCGACGGTACGACCTTTCAGATAAAACACGGCGCGAGCCTCGAGACTTTTAGCCAGAGTATCCGGGTGGAAGATGTCGCCGGGGGGAATGATCGTCTGGATATTCTGAAGGCGGTCTCTTTCTTCCCTCCCCTGGTTGTTACTGAAGTCGATGCGGGTCCTCCGCACAAAGTGAAAATCAATCGCCCGCCAGACTATAACGTCGAAATCAACGATGCCGCCGGCGTGAATGCCATTTTGACGCGCAATCAGGTCATCTTTGAAAATCATAAGAAAATTTATCGGGTCATCGATATCGCAAGCGACAGCCCGGATCTTGATCTCGACGGTGATGGCCACAAGGACCGGTTCCTGACCCTGGTGCAAGCTCTCGCCGAACCGGTGCCCCTCGGTTCTGAAGTGCTGGGAGTGCGGGTGCTGGGTTTTTTTGTCGACGCGGGTGGCTTACGCGCTGACAATTATGTGACATCCCAGGTTCTGGATAAGGATATCGACGGTCTGCAGTTTGAATATTTTATGAAAGATGGCAGTACGAGCGCCGCCCCGATTGGCGCGGCGATTGAAAATATTCGTGGCATTCGCATCGCTCTGCTGGTGCGGGCCACCAGGACCGATAAAAACTATGTCAATACCACGATCTACACCCTGGGGAACCGCTCTTATGGACCCTATGGCGATGGATTTCGACGGGTGGCAGTCGAACGACTGGTGGAGGTCAAAAACTATGCTTTGGAATAG